The following coding sequences are from one Myxococcales bacterium window:
- the katG gene encoding catalase/peroxidase HPI, which produces MSTPSKCPFHQSAGGGTSNRDWWPHQLRLEVLAQHSSKSNPLGDGFDYAAAFASLDFAALKKDLAAVMTDSQDFWPADFGHYGPLFVRMAWHSAGTYRTFDGRGGGGRGQQRFAPLGSWPDNGNLDKARRLLWPIKQKYGQKISWADLMILAGNVALETMGFQTFGFGGGRPDVWEPDQDVYWGSEKAWLEDNRHTDDRNLESPLAAVQMGLIYVNPEGPNGTPDPVAAARDIRETFARMAMNDEETVALIAGGHTFGKTHGAGDAGHVGPAPEAAGLEEQGLGWKSSFGTGKAGDAITSGLEVTWTQTPTKWSNHFFENLFSYEWELSKSPAGAHQWVAKGAESSIPDAHDPSKKRVPTMLTTDLALRFDPAYEVISRRFLAHPGAFADAFARAWFKLTHRDMGPRARYLGPEVPAEELLWQDPLPAVDHPLPDAADVAALKAKLLGSGLSVAQLVRTAWASASTFRGSDKRGGANGARLRLAPQRDWEANEPEGLRSVLEVLGGIQQAWNAAQTDGKKVSLADLIVLGGCAAVEEAARHAGVHVTVPFSPGRADASQEQTDVEAMAVLAPVADGFRNYSDGKHTAPAEALLVDKAQLLNLTAPEMTVLVGGLRVLGANVGGLPHGVFTDRPGVLSQDFFVNLLDMGVVWSARSAAQDVFEGRDRKTGALRWTASRVDLVFGSNAQLRAIAEVYASDDSQERFVRDFVAAFDKVMNLDRFGGVTVVGVPATHD; this is translated from the coding sequence ATGTCGACCCCATCCAAGTGTCCGTTTCACCAGTCCGCCGGGGGCGGAACGTCCAACCGCGACTGGTGGCCTCATCAGCTGCGCCTCGAGGTGCTCGCCCAGCACTCGTCCAAGTCGAACCCCCTGGGCGACGGATTCGATTACGCGGCCGCGTTCGCCAGCCTCGACTTCGCGGCGCTCAAAAAAGATCTTGCCGCCGTGATGACCGACTCGCAGGACTTTTGGCCCGCGGATTTCGGCCATTACGGGCCGCTCTTCGTGCGCATGGCCTGGCACAGCGCCGGCACGTACCGCACCTTCGACGGGCGGGGCGGTGGGGGGCGCGGTCAGCAGCGCTTCGCCCCGCTCGGCAGCTGGCCGGACAACGGCAACCTCGACAAAGCGCGCCGGTTGCTGTGGCCGATCAAGCAGAAATACGGCCAAAAGATCTCGTGGGCGGATCTCATGATCCTGGCTGGCAACGTGGCGCTCGAGACCATGGGCTTTCAGACCTTTGGCTTTGGCGGCGGCCGTCCCGACGTGTGGGAGCCTGATCAAGACGTGTACTGGGGCTCCGAAAAGGCGTGGCTCGAGGACAACCGCCACACTGACGATCGCAACCTCGAAAGCCCCCTGGCCGCCGTGCAGATGGGCCTCATCTACGTGAACCCCGAAGGCCCGAACGGCACGCCCGATCCCGTGGCGGCCGCGCGAGACATTCGCGAGACCTTCGCGCGCATGGCCATGAATGACGAGGAGACCGTGGCGCTCATCGCCGGTGGGCACACCTTTGGCAAGACGCATGGCGCGGGTGATGCCGGGCACGTGGGCCCCGCCCCTGAGGCGGCAGGCCTCGAGGAGCAGGGCTTGGGCTGGAAGAGCAGCTTTGGCACGGGCAAAGCGGGAGATGCCATCACGAGTGGGCTCGAGGTCACCTGGACGCAAACGCCCACGAAGTGGAGCAACCACTTCTTCGAGAACCTCTTTTCTTACGAGTGGGAACTCTCGAAGAGCCCCGCCGGCGCGCACCAGTGGGTGGCGAAGGGTGCCGAGTCCTCGATTCCCGATGCGCATGATCCGAGCAAAAAGCGCGTGCCCACCATGCTCACCACCGATCTGGCGCTGCGTTTCGATCCCGCGTACGAAGTCATCTCGCGGCGTTTCCTCGCACACCCCGGCGCGTTCGCGGATGCGTTCGCGCGGGCGTGGTTCAAGCTGACCCACAGGGACATGGGGCCCCGCGCCCGTTACCTTGGGCCCGAGGTGCCAGCGGAAGAGCTGTTGTGGCAAGACCCCCTTCCGGCGGTCGACCACCCGCTTCCGGACGCGGCCGACGTGGCGGCGCTCAAGGCCAAGCTGCTTGGTTCGGGGCTGTCAGTCGCGCAGCTCGTGCGGACCGCCTGGGCTTCAGCCTCGACGTTCCGCGGTTCGGACAAGCGCGGGGGGGCCAATGGTGCGCGGCTTCGGCTTGCGCCGCAGCGGGATTGGGAAGCCAACGAGCCCGAGGGGCTGCGTTCAGTGCTGGAGGTGCTGGGCGGCATCCAGCAGGCGTGGAACGCTGCGCAGACCGATGGCAAAAAGGTCTCGCTGGCCGATCTCATCGTGCTGGGCGGCTGCGCCGCCGTGGAAGAGGCGGCGAGGCACGCCGGTGTGCACGTCACCGTGCCATTTTCGCCGGGGCGTGCGGATGCCTCGCAAGAGCAAACCGACGTTGAGGCCATGGCCGTGCTCGCGCCCGTGGCCGACGGGTTTCGGAACTACAGCGATGGCAAGCACACCGCGCCCGCCGAGGCTCTGCTGGTGGACAAAGCCCAGCTCTTGAACCTCACGGCGCCCGAAATGACGGTGCTGGTGGGTGGCCTGCGCGTGCTGGGGGCCAACGTGGGGGGGCTCCCGCACGGTGTGTTCACGGACAGGCCCGGCGTTCTGTCCCAAGACTTCTTCGTGAATTTGCTCGACATGGGGGTCGTGTGGTCGGCGCGATCGGCAGCGCAGGACGTGTTCGAGGGCCGCGACCGGAAGACGGGGGCGCTCAGGTGGACCGCGAGCCGCGTTGACCTGGTGTTTGGCTCGAACGCGCAGCTGCGGGCCATCGCGGAGGTCTACGCCAGCGACGACTCCCAGGAGCGGTTCGTGCGCGACTTCGTTGCGGCCTTCGACAAGGTGATGAACCTCGACCGATTCGGCGGCGTCACGGTCGTAGGCGTTCCTGCGACGCACGACTGA
- a CDS encoding VOC family protein, producing MKVHEVFPYLRVRRAAEAISFYERAFDAKEKFRLVEPSGRVGHAELDLGGTTLMLSEEYPELNLRGPESLGGTSFSIHLHVDDADAVIARAVAAGATLVRAAQDHFYGERSGTVRDPFGHEWMLGHSLEELAPEEMQRRYTQLMEG from the coding sequence ATGAAGGTTCACGAAGTGTTTCCCTACCTCCGCGTGCGCAGAGCTGCGGAGGCCATATCGTTTTATGAGCGCGCGTTCGACGCGAAGGAAAAGTTTCGCCTGGTCGAGCCATCGGGGCGGGTAGGCCACGCAGAGCTGGACCTCGGAGGCACCACGTTGATGCTTTCCGAGGAGTATCCCGAGTTGAATCTGCGGGGGCCGGAGTCGCTCGGCGGTACGAGTTTTTCGATTCATCTGCACGTGGACGACGCCGATGCGGTCATTGCACGTGCGGTGGCCGCAGGGGCCACTTTGGTGCGCGCGGCGCAAGACCACTTTTACGGTGAGCGTTCTGGCACCGTTCGTGATCCCTTCGGCCACGAGTGGATGCTGGGACACAGCCTCGAGGAGCTCGCACCCGAAGAGATGCAGCGGCGGTATACGCAGCTGATGGAGGGGTAG
- a CDS encoding tetratricopeptide repeat protein yields MTARRTKAGGPKKRPTRYAPPHDTPLDLAEALRAHRKGRVAEAVARYRERLARNPTCLDSHMNLATALVRLGRAREARLAFARALALAPQDPRVHRDAGIGFASLGALGEARTALATAFDLDPGSLGAPLALARLLAEQGHKRAALDLLAQASAVDPTNASVQLERHRVLFDDRALGPAIEAAHRAVDLDPHYALARFFLAGALGREGQRAAMQDALGPPGLVAEGLVDALMFALEERTERPRHFATKRDTFTFALGQTDLPGPLLEFGVRHGISTRILAEDENVTVHAFDSFWGLPQGWQGHGPGAFSTDGELPDVPANVRLHVGSFEDTLPPFAARLPEPPRLVHIDADLYESARTVLHHLGPHLTTGCVLVFDELIGNASWRQDEYRAFTDAAQAFGWTFRTLALSWITGQGVFALGENA; encoded by the coding sequence TTGACCGCTCGACGAACCAAGGCCGGTGGCCCCAAAAAGCGCCCGACGCGCTACGCACCCCCCCACGACACGCCGCTCGATCTCGCCGAGGCGCTGCGCGCCCACCGCAAAGGCCGCGTCGCCGAGGCTGTTGCGCGTTACCGGGAACGGCTGGCCCGGAACCCCACCTGCCTCGACAGCCACATGAATCTGGCCACCGCCCTCGTGCGCCTCGGCCGCGCCCGCGAGGCCCGCTTGGCCTTCGCCCGCGCGCTCGCCCTGGCGCCGCAGGACCCCCGGGTGCACCGGGACGCGGGCATCGGGTTCGCCTCCCTCGGCGCCCTCGGTGAAGCCCGCACGGCGCTTGCCACGGCGTTTGACCTCGATCCGGGCAGCCTGGGCGCCCCCCTCGCCCTCGCCCGCCTCCTCGCCGAGCAAGGCCACAAGCGCGCGGCGCTCGATCTGCTCGCGCAGGCAAGCGCTGTCGATCCCACCAACGCCTCGGTGCAGCTCGAGCGCCACCGCGTGCTCTTCGACGATCGTGCCCTCGGCCCCGCGATCGAGGCCGCGCACCGGGCCGTGGACCTGGATCCGCATTACGCCCTCGCACGCTTTTTTCTGGCGGGGGCCCTGGGGCGTGAGGGGCAACGCGCAGCCATGCAGGACGCGCTCGGCCCCCCGGGACTCGTGGCCGAAGGCCTCGTGGACGCGCTCATGTTCGCGCTCGAAGAGCGCACGGAGCGGCCTCGACATTTCGCCACCAAGCGCGACACGTTCACCTTTGCACTGGGACAGACCGACCTGCCGGGCCCCCTCCTCGAGTTCGGCGTGCGCCACGGGATATCCACCCGCATCCTGGCCGAAGACGAAAACGTCACGGTCCACGCCTTCGATTCGTTTTGGGGCCTTCCGCAAGGCTGGCAGGGCCACGGCCCTGGCGCTTTCAGCACCGACGGTGAACTTCCGGACGTGCCCGCGAATGTTCGTCTTCACGTCGGCAGCTTCGAGGACACCCTGCCCCCCTTCGCGGCGCGGCTGCCGGAACCGCCCCGCCTCGTGCACATCGACGCCGATCTCTACGAGAGCGCGCGGACGGTCTTGCACCACCTTGGGCCCCACCTGACCACGGGATGCGTGCTGGTTTTTGACGAGCTCATCGGCAACGCCTCGTGGCGCCAGGACGAGTACCGGGCGTTCACAGACGCCGCGCAGGCGTTCGGATGGACTTTTCGAACACTGGCGCTCTCCTGGATCACGGGGCAAGGGGTGTTTGCGCTCGGCGAAAACGCATAA
- a CDS encoding DoxX family protein, producing the protein MNALAQTYRKALHLLRRAEPLGPLAVRLCLGVLFAQSGWGKLHNLAGVTSFFESLGIPAPGLQAAFVGVVELVGGGALVLGLATRLASLLLSGTMVVAIATAQWKEFEGLAGFLTLAETVYLAGLVWLLVSGAGALALDALIVRWSALRGPAGSEAPARAMAAKAQ; encoded by the coding sequence ATGAACGCGCTCGCCCAGACCTATCGAAAGGCACTTCATCTGCTTCGACGTGCCGAACCCCTCGGCCCGCTTGCCGTGAGGCTCTGTCTCGGTGTGCTTTTCGCCCAGTCCGGGTGGGGCAAGCTCCACAACCTCGCGGGCGTGACGAGCTTCTTCGAGAGCCTGGGTATCCCGGCGCCGGGCCTGCAGGCGGCGTTCGTGGGCGTGGTCGAGCTCGTGGGAGGCGGAGCCCTGGTGCTGGGGCTCGCCACGCGCCTCGCGTCGCTCCTTCTCTCTGGCACGATGGTGGTTGCCATCGCCACCGCCCAGTGGAAAGAGTTCGAGGGCCTGGCGGGCTTTTTGACCCTTGCCGAAACCGTGTACCTGGCAGGGCTCGTGTGGTTGCTGGTGTCCGGCGCCGGCGCGCTGGCGCTCGACGCGCTCATCGTGCGCTGGAGCGCCCTGCGGGGCCCCGCAGGCAGCGAGGCCCCCGCCCGCGCTATGGCCGCGAAAGCCCAGTAA
- a CDS encoding Ig-like domain-containing protein, which yields MILRATEVTKMMKHAGPRVQALMVVLVMALSPACAELEKEKLPLVVTQGPHQVLVAGAITLSASTENAADTGYTFTSSNPAIAAVIPQGIVTGVAPGEALITVTGVPSGATATHPVVVVAPTVEPVAPDTSAVPYFDKWKTSAHADVTAEAFVHWNADGAVPSSCARCHSSEGFIDYIGGDGTVPFQVDKPAPIMSVVTCKTCHNEAADQLTQVTFPSGVTVSGLGPEARCMTCHQGRASGQDVQAAIAKANLATEDTVSDKLGFLNIHYYPAAATLYAGVAKGGFQYEGQAYDVRFRHVEGYDTCIGCHDAHALEIKYNECVQCHAEAKDLAGVQAIRMYSSQGRDYDGDGNVAEGLASELFGLRDKLLAAIQAYAREKTVPTCYQAASYPYWFKDTNNDGLCGADEASPANGFKAWTPRLLKAAYNYQMASQDPGAFAHNAKYIIELMHDSVQDLNGAIVLKIDMSKSVRNDLGHFNGSSEAARNWDENDEVTASCSRCHGGAEGFRFFTQYGVGKQVQETANGLECSACHTSFGSTWDVLEVASVTYPSGVVRKDPGNDNLCSGCHSGRAAKPAVDATLKTSSPRFINPHYLPAAATKLGSEVKGGYEYEGKAYAGPLTHMGGVQCTSCHDPIASQHSFLVEDAFEARCRNCHADALGKAENIRLTHLGDYDGDGNAKETLRAELEGLAAQLLAAMQAAATPKICYGTNAFPYWFIDTNGNGSCEPAETTSANGYKPWSPALLKAAYNYQLHHVEPGVWAHNFSYMGQLLYDSIEDVGGNVTGLSRP from the coding sequence GTGATCCTCAGGGCAACCGAAGTGACGAAGATGATGAAGCACGCGGGCCCCCGGGTCCAAGCGCTGATGGTGGTGTTGGTGATGGCACTCTCCCCGGCTTGTGCCGAATTGGAGAAGGAAAAACTGCCCCTGGTGGTGACCCAGGGGCCGCACCAGGTCCTGGTGGCCGGAGCGATCACGCTTTCGGCCTCCACCGAGAACGCCGCTGACACGGGCTACACCTTCACCAGCAGCAACCCGGCCATCGCGGCGGTCATTCCCCAGGGGATCGTGACGGGTGTGGCGCCCGGCGAAGCCCTGATCACCGTGACGGGCGTGCCGAGCGGCGCGACCGCCACACACCCCGTGGTCGTGGTGGCGCCCACGGTCGAGCCGGTTGCCCCCGATACCAGCGCCGTCCCCTACTTCGACAAGTGGAAAACCTCGGCGCACGCCGACGTCACGGCTGAAGCCTTCGTGCACTGGAACGCCGACGGCGCCGTTCCGTCCTCCTGCGCGCGCTGCCACAGCAGTGAAGGCTTCATCGATTACATCGGCGGCGATGGCACCGTACCGTTTCAGGTCGACAAGCCCGCGCCCATCATGTCGGTCGTGACCTGCAAGACCTGCCACAACGAGGCGGCAGACCAACTGACCCAGGTGACATTCCCCTCCGGCGTCACGGTGAGCGGGCTCGGACCCGAAGCGCGTTGCATGACTTGCCATCAAGGGCGTGCTTCAGGGCAAGACGTGCAAGCGGCGATCGCGAAGGCGAACCTGGCCACCGAAGACACAGTGAGCGACAAGCTCGGCTTTTTGAACATCCACTACTACCCCGCCGCCGCCACGCTCTATGCGGGCGTGGCCAAGGGAGGGTTTCAGTACGAAGGCCAAGCCTACGACGTACGCTTCCGCCATGTAGAGGGCTACGACACCTGCATCGGATGCCACGATGCGCACGCGCTCGAGATCAAATACAACGAATGCGTGCAATGCCACGCGGAGGCCAAGGATCTGGCCGGCGTTCAGGCCATTCGGATGTACTCGTCCCAGGGTCGCGACTATGACGGTGACGGCAACGTGGCCGAGGGTCTGGCCTCCGAGCTCTTCGGCTTGCGCGACAAGCTTCTGGCCGCCATCCAGGCTTACGCGCGGGAAAAGACGGTGCCCACCTGCTACCAGGCGGCTAGCTACCCCTACTGGTTCAAGGACACGAACAACGATGGGCTTTGTGGGGCAGACGAAGCAAGCCCCGCAAACGGCTTCAAGGCCTGGACGCCGCGTTTGCTCAAGGCGGCCTACAACTACCAAATGGCGTCCCAAGATCCTGGGGCCTTTGCTCACAACGCGAAGTACATCATCGAGCTCATGCACGATAGCGTTCAGGATCTCAACGGCGCCATCGTGCTGAAGATCGACATGAGCAAGTCCGTCCGCAACGACCTCGGCCACTTCAACGGGTCGAGCGAAGCCGCCCGCAACTGGGACGAAAACGACGAAGTAACGGCCAGCTGTTCCCGCTGCCATGGCGGTGCCGAGGGCTTCCGCTTTTTCACCCAGTACGGCGTGGGCAAGCAGGTGCAGGAGACGGCCAATGGGCTCGAATGTTCGGCTTGTCACACCAGCTTCGGCAGCACCTGGGACGTGCTCGAAGTGGCTTCGGTCACGTACCCGAGCGGCGTGGTGCGCAAAGATCCGGGCAACGATAACCTCTGTTCCGGCTGCCACAGCGGCCGCGCAGCCAAGCCCGCGGTCGATGCCACGCTCAAGACCAGCAGCCCGCGCTTCATCAACCCCCACTACCTGCCCGCCGCAGCCACGAAGCTGGGCAGCGAGGTCAAGGGGGGCTATGAATACGAGGGCAAAGCGTACGCGGGGCCGCTCACACACATGGGCGGGGTCCAGTGCACGAGCTGCCACGATCCGATCGCGAGCCAGCACAGCTTCCTCGTCGAGGACGCGTTCGAGGCCCGCTGTCGCAACTGTCACGCCGATGCGCTCGGCAAGGCCGAGAACATTCGGCTCACCCACCTCGGCGACTACGACGGCGACGGCAACGCCAAAGAGACACTGCGGGCTGAGCTTGAGGGCCTGGCCGCGCAGCTCCTGGCCGCGATGCAAGCCGCTGCAACCCCGAAGATCTGCTACGGCACCAACGCGTTCCCCTACTGGTTCATCGACACGAACGGAAACGGAAGCTGTGAGCCTGCCGAGACGACCTCGGCCAACGGCTACAAGCCCTGGTCGCCCGCCCTGCTGAAGGCCGCCTACAACTACCAGCTCCACCATGTGGAGCCCGGCGTGTGGGCGCACAACTTCAGCTACATGGGCCAGCTGCTTTACGACAGCATCGAGGACGTGGGCGGTAACGTTACTGGGCTTTCGCGGCCATAG